Proteins encoded in a region of the Myxococcales bacterium genome:
- a CDS encoding response regulator — translation MDGGGRSAPRRRRPGCASWDAIRRPGPRTPWYGSGVVATSQQRPEIAALNVLVVDDDPDVCEYLHDFLTSEGYTVTVEHDPTHALATLRADEFHLAVLDLMMPKLSGIDLLAQIREIDDDIAIIILTGYPSLETATSSIERDVSAYIRKPFTVEDFREAINRIAKKKGLILRREDELHATIGRSIRELRKARGLTLKQMSRRTKLSVSLLSQIERAESSASVSSLWKVATALDVRLTELFGTF, via the coding sequence ATGGATGGTGGTGGACGGTCGGCGCCGCGGCGCCGACGGCCGGGGTGTGCGTCGTGGGACGCGATCCGGCGGCCCGGCCCGCGGACACCGTGGTATGGATCGGGCGTGGTCGCGACGAGTCAGCAACGGCCGGAGATCGCCGCACTGAACGTCCTGGTGGTCGACGATGACCCGGACGTGTGCGAGTACCTGCACGACTTCCTCACGTCCGAGGGCTACACCGTCACGGTCGAGCACGATCCGACCCACGCGCTCGCGACCTTGCGCGCCGACGAGTTCCACCTGGCGGTGCTCGATCTGATGATGCCCAAGCTGTCGGGCATCGACCTGCTCGCGCAGATCCGCGAGATCGACGACGACATCGCGATCATCATCCTGACCGGCTACCCGAGCCTCGAGACCGCGACCTCGTCGATCGAGCGCGACGTCTCGGCCTACATCCGCAAGCCGTTCACGGTCGAGGACTTCCGCGAGGCGATCAACCGGATCGCCAAGAAGAAGGGCCTGATCCTGCGGCGCGAGGACGAGCTGCACGCGACGATCGGGCGGTCGATCCGCGAGCTGCGCAAGGCCCGCGGCCTGACGCTCAAGCAGATGTCGCGGCGGACCAAGCTGTCGGTGTCGCTGCTGTCGCAGATCGAGCGCGCCGAGTCGAGCGCGAGCGTCTCGTCGTTGTGGAAGGTCGCGACCGCCCTCGACGTCCGCCTGACCGAGCTGTTCGGTACGTTCTGA
- a CDS encoding SET domain-containing protein, with translation MDTHDRFVEWLRDGGAALEGLAIGEGQRGRGVVATRGFAEGEVVARVPRRLLITREHANASSVGRQIRAAGVALSGTHALFAAWLGVERRDPRTAFAPYLEILPDDFAGAALSATAAERALVTGTLTGALLDALEADVDHDHGALTTHVRLWAGRTLADYTWARLCVASRVFALTIDGIATTALVPLGDLLNHAHEPATRWTYDDAAEAFTLTAARTIAAGAEVTDSYGPKSNSQLVVQYGFVLDDNPAAEVELCGHRVTADVAAAPAEALLAALRTRHCDDQVARAALRSEVAAALARCPGTTADDAAILADPAATALARALVRARRDERAALEAWRAFAIAPTP, from the coding sequence ATGGACACGCACGACCGGTTCGTCGAGTGGTTGCGGGACGGCGGGGCGGCGCTCGAGGGGCTGGCGATCGGCGAGGGTCAGCGCGGGCGCGGCGTGGTCGCGACCCGGGGGTTCGCCGAGGGCGAGGTCGTGGCGCGGGTGCCGCGGCGGCTCTTGATCACCCGCGAGCACGCCAACGCGTCGTCGGTGGGCCGGCAGATCCGCGCGGCGGGGGTCGCGCTGTCGGGCACGCACGCGCTGTTCGCGGCGTGGCTGGGCGTCGAGCGCCGCGACCCGCGCACGGCCTTCGCGCCCTACCTCGAGATCCTGCCCGACGACTTCGCCGGCGCGGCGCTGTCCGCGACGGCGGCCGAGCGGGCGCTGGTGACCGGGACGCTGACCGGCGCGCTGCTCGACGCGCTCGAGGCCGACGTCGATCACGATCACGGGGCGCTGACCACGCACGTCCGGCTGTGGGCCGGGCGCACGCTCGCCGACTACACCTGGGCCCGGCTGTGCGTCGCGTCGCGGGTGTTCGCGCTGACGATCGACGGCATCGCCACCACCGCGCTGGTGCCGCTGGGCGACCTGCTCAACCACGCCCACGAGCCGGCGACGCGCTGGACCTACGACGACGCCGCCGAGGCGTTCACGCTGACCGCGGCCCGGACGATCGCCGCGGGCGCCGAGGTGACCGACAGCTACGGCCCCAAGAGCAACAGCCAGCTCGTGGTCCAGTACGGCTTTGTCCTCGACGACAACCCCGCGGCCGAGGTCGAGCTGTGCGGCCACCGCGTCACCGCCGACGTCGCGGCCGCGCCGGCCGAGGCGCTGCTGGCGGCCCTGCGGACCCGGCACTGCGACGACCAGGTGGCCCGGGCGGCGCTGAGGTCCGAGGTGGCCGCGGCCCTGGCCCGCTGCCCGGGGACGACCGCCGACGACGCGGCGATCCTGGCCGACCCGGCGGCCACGGCGCTGGCCCGGGCGCTGGTGCGCGCCCGCCGCGACGAGCGCGCGGCGCTCGAGGCCTGGCGCGCGTTCGCGATCGCGCCGACGCCGTGA
- the rsmB gene encoding 16S rRNA (cytosine(967)-C(5))-methyltransferase RsmB, producing the protein MTARADSAREVARRVLGRVGEHGAWATLALAGELPAAHLDERDRRFATELVYGTLRHQVRLERALAVHADLARARPPVRAALLIAAYQLVFLRVPAHAAVDDAVTAVRARFGPKLGGFVNAVLRKLAAAGEPPLPTDPRERLAVEHSLAPWIVDEVAAQVPADELPAAIAALKAQAPLWIRVNRARATPAEVIAALVADGATAEPSPLDDHALAVRGLGDPARAASFRAGLWTVQDLAAQLVGHLMAPAPGERILDACAGVGGKTTHLAELAPGAHIDAVDPIAAKLQLATGAAARLGLRDITTHHGPLASLPPERVYDRVLVDAPCTGAGVLRRHPEAALRLTRADVTALAATQAELLRLAAARVRPGGVLVYAVCTVTAAEGPAQVAAFLAAHPEFELAPPPLPAAVVDGGAVRTWPHRHDADGFFAARLHRRG; encoded by the coding sequence GTGACCGCGCGGGCCGACTCGGCGCGCGAGGTGGCGCGGCGCGTGCTCGGGCGGGTCGGCGAGCACGGCGCCTGGGCGACGCTGGCGCTGGCCGGCGAGCTGCCGGCCGCGCACCTCGACGAGCGCGATCGCCGGTTCGCGACCGAGCTGGTCTACGGCACGCTGCGTCACCAGGTCCGGCTCGAGCGCGCGCTGGCGGTCCACGCCGATCTGGCCCGGGCCCGGCCGCCGGTGCGCGCCGCGCTCCTGATCGCGGCCTACCAGCTGGTGTTCCTGCGGGTGCCGGCCCACGCCGCCGTCGACGACGCGGTCACCGCGGTCCGCGCGCGGTTCGGGCCCAAGCTCGGCGGGTTCGTCAACGCGGTGCTGCGCAAGCTGGCCGCCGCCGGCGAGCCGCCGCTGCCGACCGATCCGCGCGAGCGGCTGGCGGTCGAGCACTCGCTGGCGCCGTGGATCGTCGACGAGGTCGCGGCGCAGGTGCCGGCCGACGAGCTGCCGGCGGCGATCGCCGCGCTCAAGGCCCAGGCCCCGCTGTGGATCCGCGTCAACCGCGCGCGCGCGACCCCGGCCGAGGTGATCGCGGCGCTGGTCGCCGACGGCGCCACCGCCGAGCCGTCGCCCCTCGACGATCACGCGCTGGCGGTGCGCGGCCTGGGCGATCCAGCGCGCGCGGCGTCGTTCCGCGCCGGGCTATGGACCGTGCAGGATCTCGCGGCCCAGCTGGTCGGGCACCTGATGGCGCCGGCGCCCGGCGAGCGCATCCTCGACGCCTGCGCCGGCGTCGGCGGCAAGACCACGCACCTGGCCGAGCTGGCGCCCGGCGCGCACATCGACGCGGTCGATCCGATCGCGGCCAAGCTGCAGCTCGCCACGGGCGCCGCGGCGCGCCTCGGGCTGCGCGACATCACCACCCACCACGGCCCGCTCGCCAGCCTGCCGCCCGAGCGCGTCTACGATCGCGTGCTGGTCGACGCGCCGTGCACCGGCGCCGGCGTGCTGCGCCGCCACCCCGAGGCGGCGCTGCGCCTGACCCGCGCCGACGTCACCGCGCTGGCCGCGACCCAGGCCGAGCTCCTGCGCCTGGCCGCCGCCCGGGTCCGGCCCGGCGGCGTGCTGGTCTACGCGGTGTGCACGGTGACCGCGGCCGAGGGCCCGGCCCAGGTCGCGGCGTTCCTGGCCGCGCACCCCGAGTTCGAGCTGGCCCCGCCGCCGCTGCCGGCCGCGGTCGTCGACGGCGGCGCGGTCCGCACCTGGCCGCACCGCCACGACGCCGACGGGTTCTTCGCCGCGCGGCTGCACCGCCGCGGCTGA
- a CDS encoding ribulose-phosphate 3-epimerase: protein MRPIRIAPSILSADFARLGDEVRACDAGGADYIHVDVMDGHFVPNLTIGPLVVEAIRKVTARPLDVHLMIEDPDRWIGDYARAGADLIGVHAEACTHLHRTVAAIREHGKRAAVVLNPATPLEAIRWILGDVDMVLLMSVNPGFGGQTFIPAVLAKITALRRELDDRGLDVDIEVDGGVKLDNVAAITAAGANVLVAGSAVFATPDYAATIAALRAGATAGAA, encoded by the coding sequence GTGCGCCCCATCCGGATCGCCCCCTCCATCCTGTCGGCTGACTTCGCGCGCCTCGGCGACGAGGTCCGCGCCTGCGACGCCGGCGGCGCCGACTACATCCACGTCGACGTCATGGACGGGCACTTCGTGCCCAACCTGACGATCGGCCCGCTGGTGGTCGAGGCGATCCGCAAGGTCACGGCCAGGCCGCTCGACGTCCACCTGATGATCGAGGACCCGGATCGCTGGATCGGCGACTACGCCCGGGCCGGCGCCGATCTGATCGGCGTCCACGCCGAGGCCTGCACCCACCTCCACCGCACGGTCGCGGCGATCCGCGAGCACGGCAAGCGCGCCGCGGTGGTGCTCAACCCGGCCACGCCGCTCGAGGCGATCCGCTGGATCCTGGGCGACGTCGACATGGTGCTCCTGATGAGCGTCAACCCCGGCTTCGGCGGGCAGACGTTCATCCCGGCGGTGCTCGCCAAGATCACCGCGCTCCGGCGCGAGCTCGACGACCGCGGCCTCGACGTCGACATCGAGGTCGACGGCGGCGTCAAGCTCGACAACGTCGCGGCGATCACCGCCGCGGGCGCGAACGTGCTCGTGGCCGGCTCGGCCGTGTTCGCGACGCCCGACTACGCGGCCACGATCGCCGCGCTGCGCGCCGGCGCGACCGCCGGCGCCGCCTGA
- a CDS encoding methionyl-tRNA formyltransferase, with protein MKVVFMGSPDFAVPCLEAVVAAGHEVALVVTQPDKPAGRGGAMAAPAVKRAAERLGLPVIQPRSVRPPELAAELAATGAELAVVVAYGKILPPAVLAAFPRGCVNVHGSLLPAYRGAAPIQWAVIDGRETTGVTIMQLDAGMDTGPMLLTRAVPIGADETAGELFARLAPLGAATLVEALAGLAAGTVVATPQPAEGASHARMLTKDDGAIDFARPAAVVAAHVRGVDPWPGAVATLGGDVVKLAGARPRAVAPDVSAAVVPGTVIAIDDDGAHVACADGVVVIRELQLPGRKRLRARDLANGRRLAVGDLLARPVAS; from the coding sequence GTGAAGGTCGTCTTCATGGGCTCGCCCGACTTCGCGGTGCCGTGCCTCGAGGCGGTGGTCGCCGCCGGGCACGAGGTCGCGCTGGTCGTGACCCAGCCCGACAAGCCGGCCGGGCGGGGCGGGGCGATGGCCGCGCCGGCGGTGAAGCGCGCGGCCGAACGCCTGGGCCTGCCGGTGATCCAGCCGCGGTCGGTGCGGCCGCCCGAGCTCGCGGCCGAGCTGGCGGCGACCGGCGCCGAGCTGGCGGTCGTGGTCGCGTACGGCAAGATCTTGCCGCCGGCGGTGCTGGCCGCGTTCCCGCGCGGGTGCGTCAACGTCCACGGCTCGCTCTTGCCGGCGTACCGCGGCGCCGCGCCGATCCAGTGGGCGGTGATCGACGGCCGCGAGACCACCGGCGTGACGATCATGCAGCTCGACGCCGGCATGGACACCGGCCCGATGCTGCTGACGCGCGCGGTGCCGATCGGCGCCGACGAGACCGCCGGCGAGCTGTTCGCGCGGCTGGCGCCGCTGGGCGCGGCGACGCTGGTCGAGGCGCTGGCCGGGCTGGCCGCCGGCACGGTGGTCGCGACGCCGCAGCCGGCCGAGGGCGCCAGCCACGCGCGCATGTTGACCAAGGACGACGGCGCGATCGACTTCGCGCGCCCGGCCGCGGTGGTCGCAGCCCACGTGCGCGGGGTCGACCCGTGGCCCGGCGCGGTCGCGACGCTCGGCGGCGACGTGGTCAAGCTGGCCGGCGCCCGCCCCCGCGCCGTCGCGCCCGACGTCAGCGCGGCCGTCGTCCCCGGCACGGTGATCGCGATCGATGACGACGGCGCCCACGTCGCGTGCGCCGACGGCGTCGTGGTCATCCGCGAGCTGCAGCTGCCCGGGCGCAAGCGCCTGCGCGCGCGCGACCTGGCGAACGGTCGGCGACTGGCGGTGGGCGATCTGCTCGCGCGCCCGGTGGCGTCGTGA
- the priA gene encoding primosomal protein N': MDAGHCEVAVALPVVGVFTYAIPAGLAARVGVGARVLVPFGGRGVAGVITRWPAAPPTGDVTVRALTDVLGEPIAAELVGLAMWIAEYYEAPPGEALRLVQPVGSGESSTRVVSITDAGRAALAGEGSALSTRQARLLARLGASRRPLARAELTRASDELAALCARGLAVEDDARSGARTRARTTKVAALAVAVDAARAATARAPARRAVVEALAAGPAPAATLAATLPGAAAALRELVKAGVVEVTVHDVAPTAVAIGDGLTGAVAPPRLTDEQVAAVATITGVTGFAAVLLHGVTGAGKTEVYLHAIGHLRGLGRGAIVLVPEISLTPQLAARFRARFGDEVAILHSGLSERDRLGEWTRLERGLARIAVGARSAVFAPVRDLGIIVVDEEHDGSFKQDEGVRYHGRDVALVRAQRAGAVCVLGSATPSLESYAAAAAGRYQLATLVERPTGGTLPAVEIVDLRKYRPDAEAMMSAPLTAALTEALAAGDQAIVFLNRRGFATFVMCRGCGHAFRCGACAVSLTYHQSSDRLQCHYCGHGERVPTACPACGADAIERKGLGTERVAAAIAERFPAARVARLDRDVASGNQVEAVLARVARREVDVLVGTQMVTKGHDFPGVTLVGVLCADLALGLPDFRASERTFQLLTQVAGRAGRGTRPGRVLIQTYQPDADAIACAATHDYATFFERESAARAELDYPPSGRVCAVRIDGRDPARVAEAATRVAAMAVAAARAVDDVVLVRGPTPAPLARLRGRTRWQVWLRSRDRGALRRVIRSVLAVEVVGASVAVDVDPLSTL, encoded by the coding sequence ATGGACGCTGGTCACTGTGAGGTCGCGGTCGCGCTGCCGGTCGTGGGGGTCTTCACCTACGCGATCCCGGCGGGCCTGGCCGCGCGGGTCGGGGTCGGGGCCCGGGTGCTGGTGCCGTTCGGCGGCCGCGGGGTGGCCGGGGTGATCACCCGGTGGCCGGCGGCGCCGCCGACCGGCGACGTCACGGTGCGCGCGCTCACCGACGTGCTCGGCGAGCCGATCGCCGCCGAGCTGGTGGGGCTCGCGATGTGGATCGCCGAGTACTACGAGGCGCCGCCGGGCGAGGCGCTGCGGCTGGTGCAGCCGGTCGGCAGCGGCGAGTCGAGCACGCGCGTGGTCTCGATCACCGACGCCGGGCGCGCGGCGCTGGCCGGCGAGGGCTCGGCCCTGTCGACGCGGCAGGCCCGGCTGCTGGCCCGGCTGGGCGCGAGCCGGCGGCCGCTGGCGCGGGCCGAGCTGACCCGGGCCAGCGACGAGCTGGCGGCGCTGTGCGCGCGCGGGCTGGCGGTCGAGGACGACGCGCGCTCGGGCGCCCGCACTCGGGCCCGCACCACCAAGGTCGCCGCCCTGGCCGTGGCCGTCGACGCCGCCCGCGCGGCCACCGCCCGGGCCCCGGCCCGGCGCGCGGTCGTCGAGGCGCTCGCGGCCGGGCCCGCCCCCGCGGCCACGCTCGCCGCGACCTTGCCCGGCGCCGCCGCGGCGCTGCGCGAGCTGGTCAAGGCCGGCGTGGTCGAGGTCACCGTGCACGACGTGGCGCCGACCGCGGTGGCGATCGGCGACGGCCTCACCGGCGCGGTGGCGCCGCCGCGGCTCACCGACGAGCAGGTCGCCGCGGTGGCGACGATCACCGGCGTCACCGGGTTCGCGGCGGTCCTGCTCCACGGCGTCACCGGCGCCGGCAAGACCGAGGTCTACCTGCACGCGATCGGGCACCTGCGCGGCCTCGGCCGCGGCGCGATCGTGCTCGTGCCCGAGATCTCGCTGACGCCGCAGCTCGCCGCGCGGTTCCGGGCGCGGTTCGGCGACGAGGTCGCGATCCTGCACTCGGGGCTGTCGGAGCGCGATCGCCTGGGCGAGTGGACCCGGCTCGAGCGCGGCCTGGCCCGGATCGCGGTCGGCGCGCGCTCGGCGGTGTTCGCGCCGGTGCGCGACCTCGGGATCATCGTCGTCGACGAGGAGCACGACGGTTCGTTCAAGCAGGACGAGGGCGTGCGCTACCACGGCCGCGACGTCGCGCTGGTGCGGGCGCAGCGGGCCGGCGCGGTCTGCGTGCTGGGCTCGGCCACGCCCAGCCTCGAGTCGTACGCGGCGGCGGCGGCCGGGCGCTACCAGCTCGCGACCCTGGTCGAGCGCCCCACCGGCGGCACGCTGCCCGCGGTCGAGATCGTCGACCTGCGGAAGTACCGCCCCGACGCCGAGGCCATGATGTCGGCGCCGCTGACCGCCGCGCTGACCGAGGCGCTGGCCGCCGGCGATCAGGCGATCGTGTTCCTCAACCGGCGCGGGTTCGCGACCTTCGTCATGTGTCGGGGCTGCGGCCACGCGTTCCGCTGCGGCGCGTGCGCGGTGTCGCTGACCTACCACCAGTCGTCGGATCGCCTGCAGTGCCACTACTGCGGCCACGGCGAGCGGGTGCCGACGGCGTGCCCGGCGTGCGGCGCCGACGCGATCGAGCGCAAGGGGCTCGGCACCGAGCGCGTGGCCGCGGCCATCGCCGAGCGCTTCCCCGCCGCCCGGGTCGCGCGGCTCGATCGCGACGTGGCCAGCGGCAACCAGGTCGAGGCGGTGCTGGCGCGCGTGGCCCGGCGCGAGGTCGACGTGCTGGTCGGGACCCAGATGGTGACCAAGGGCCACGACTTCCCGGGCGTGACGCTGGTCGGCGTGCTGTGCGCCGATCTCGCGCTCGGGCTGCCGGACTTCCGGGCCAGCGAGCGCACGTTCCAGCTGCTGACCCAGGTGGCCGGGCGCGCCGGCCGCGGCACGCGCCCGGGCCGGGTGCTGATCCAGACCTACCAGCCCGACGCCGACGCGATCGCCTGCGCCGCCACCCACGACTACGCCACGTTCTTCGAGCGCGAGAGCGCGGCCCGGGCCGAGCTCGACTACCCGCCGAGCGGGCGGGTGTGCGCGGTGCGGATCGACGGGCGCGACCCGGCCCGGGTGGCCGAGGCCGCGACCCGGGTGGCGGCGATGGCGGTGGCCGCGGCCCGGGCCGTCGACGACGTCGTGCTGGTGCGCGGGCCGACGCCGGCGCCGCTGGCCCGCCTGCGCGGTCGGACCCGCTGGCAGGTCTGGCTGCGCAGCCGCGACCGCGGCGCGCTGCGGCGAGTGATCCGGAGCGTCCTGGCGGTCGAGGTGGTGGGCGCGTCGGTCGCCGTCGACGTAGATCCGCTGTCGACGCTGTAG
- a CDS encoding EscU/YscU/HrcU family type III secretion system export apparatus switch protein has product MHRPHPPSPRRRALARAAGRVLTSPAATSAVALGAGLAAAVAVVTASAARVVASTRAALAHATDDGGADRARAAAAAVPLELLAAAAPIAVAAAVGALLAQGVLARGLWQPTRTVRGAPTTGAEPSTARTRAAEAAIALVRTLALIAVAVAVVVARLPALAELAPRPAGAASALLALAASAAATVAIAAIALAVLEVAWRHHLLARSLAMTTREWRDDAREAIGDPNVRQAQRAAGRDDRAVVAGARALVVGDRLAVAVGWQPGTTPRVVATGRDLASRRLIAAARAAALPIVVDADLAARLAVGAAIPDDALATVAEVLAAAGAAA; this is encoded by the coding sequence GTGCATCGTCCGCACCCTCCCAGCCCGCGTCGACGTGCGCTCGCGCGCGCGGCGGGTCGGGTGCTGACCAGCCCGGCCGCGACCTCGGCCGTCGCGCTCGGCGCCGGGCTCGCCGCCGCGGTCGCGGTGGTCACGGCCAGCGCGGCGCGCGTCGTGGCCTCGACCCGGGCCGCGCTCGCCCACGCCACCGACGACGGCGGCGCCGACCGGGCCCGCGCGGCGGCGGCGGCGGTGCCGCTCGAGCTCCTGGCCGCGGCCGCGCCGATCGCCGTGGCCGCCGCGGTCGGGGCGCTCCTCGCCCAGGGCGTCCTGGCGCGCGGGCTGTGGCAGCCGACCCGCACGGTGCGCGGCGCCCCGACCACCGGCGCCGAGCCCAGCACCGCCAGGACCCGCGCGGCCGAGGCCGCGATCGCGCTGGTCCGCACGCTGGCGCTGATCGCCGTCGCGGTCGCCGTCGTCGTCGCGCGCCTGCCCGCCCTGGCCGAGCTCGCGCCCCGCCCCGCCGGCGCCGCGTCCGCGCTGCTGGCGCTGGCGGCCTCGGCGGCCGCGACCGTGGCGATCGCCGCGATCGCCCTGGCCGTCCTCGAGGTCGCCTGGCGCCACCACCTGCTGGCGCGCAGCCTCGCCATGACCACCCGCGAGTGGCGCGACGACGCGCGCGAGGCCATCGGCGATCCCAACGTGCGCCAGGCGCAGCGCGCCGCCGGGCGGGACGATCGCGCCGTCGTCGCCGGCGCCCGCGCGCTCGTCGTCGGCGACCGGCTCGCGGTCGCGGTCGGCTGGCAGCCGGGGACGACGCCGCGGGTCGTCGCGACCGGCCGCGACCTCGCCAGCCGCCGGCTGATCGCCGCTGCGCGCGCCGCCGCGCTCCCGATCGTCGTCGACGCCGACCTGGCCGCGCGCCTGGCCGTCGGCGCGGCGATCCCCGACGACGCGCTCGCGACCGTCGCCGAGGTGCTCGCGGCCGCTGGCGCCGCGGCCTGA
- a CDS encoding 4Fe-4S dicluster domain-containing protein: MLAGDPAAMLAPGLRAGYAQIRQLPLFDGVPNEILIGALGVGDLQLRAVERDAVVADPDGLAPGTAPPVVVLLSGQVAAGVFDPHELAERKAVQADLERMTHDERESVSLIKPIPMARLAKKNVALFTDGDLWNSGAVAAARGAPVAFFATAPSVVVTLAQRLVSDVAVRFPFFEARFRRAITMSRQRLHGITGVKQEILDFFVRQGISVSGESVRVRQLDRCIDCKQCEIACEERYGARRLTLGGYQLGMLDFVYTCRTCTDQRCIDPCAYDSIKFDPVKKEVVINDATCTGCSACAQSCPYGAIDMIDVEDGSPAFNKDFRARLEKAKALAFGPGTGRVARVRRIANKCDHCGAYGDQACVSACPTGALIEISAYDLFRERSPAVAAAARAGFDQDLDGDRREVLPTHPFTEGVDERSGGSAKVRRGRWGPLLLWVVGIVVWLIALAEVLLRLYAPTMSYQYSQLRATPELANLPAELIVQKVGFRSGNELAIQCGLVGTGLMIIAAIYPMFRRLRAFRWLASNTMWFDFHMMAGTVGPMFIALHSALRLSSWVSLAFWSMVIVTVSGIIGRYLYTQVPELSSGRELEQLDHARAFAHHRGKHPVAASEIDRELWEHGQRAARVAERYGLLLSLGWLLVEDLRRPGRWLARRSRLGRVGVTGKARRDLVRRAGRMLLIQRGAVIAPKANLLLNSWKKVHVPFTVLLTIFSAAHIYISWDRAW, from the coding sequence ATGCTGGCGGGTGATCCGGCGGCGATGCTAGCACCCGGGCTCCGGGCCGGCTACGCCCAGATCCGTCAGCTGCCGCTGTTCGACGGCGTCCCCAACGAGATCCTGATCGGCGCGCTCGGCGTCGGCGATCTCCAGCTCCGCGCGGTCGAGCGCGACGCGGTCGTGGCCGACCCTGACGGCCTGGCCCCGGGCACGGCGCCGCCGGTCGTCGTGCTGCTGTCCGGCCAGGTCGCCGCGGGCGTGTTCGATCCGCACGAGCTGGCCGAGCGCAAGGCCGTGCAGGCCGACCTCGAGCGGATGACCCACGACGAGCGCGAGTCGGTGTCGCTGATCAAGCCGATCCCGATGGCGCGCCTGGCCAAGAAGAACGTCGCGCTGTTCACCGACGGTGATCTCTGGAACAGCGGCGCGGTGGCCGCGGCCCGCGGCGCGCCGGTGGCGTTCTTCGCGACCGCGCCGTCGGTGGTCGTCACGCTGGCCCAGCGCCTGGTCTCCGACGTGGCCGTGCGGTTCCCGTTCTTCGAGGCGCGGTTCCGGCGCGCGATCACGATGTCGCGCCAGCGCCTGCACGGCATCACCGGCGTCAAGCAGGAGATCCTCGACTTCTTCGTCCGCCAGGGCATCTCGGTGTCGGGCGAGTCGGTCCGGGTCCGGCAGCTCGATCGCTGCATCGACTGCAAGCAGTGCGAGATCGCGTGCGAGGAGCGCTACGGCGCGCGGCGGTTGACGCTGGGTGGCTACCAGCTCGGCATGCTCGACTTCGTCTACACCTGCCGCACCTGCACTGATCAGCGCTGCATCGACCCGTGCGCGTACGACTCGATCAAGTTCGATCCGGTCAAGAAGGAGGTCGTGATCAACGACGCGACCTGCACCGGCTGCTCGGCGTGCGCGCAGAGCTGCCCGTACGGCGCGATCGACATGATCGACGTCGAGGACGGCAGCCCGGCGTTCAACAAGGACTTCCGGGCCCGGCTCGAGAAGGCCAAGGCGCTGGCGTTCGGGCCCGGCACCGGCCGGGTCGCGCGCGTGCGCCGGATCGCCAACAAGTGCGATCACTGCGGCGCCTACGGCGATCAGGCGTGCGTGTCGGCGTGCCCGACCGGCGCGCTGATCGAGATCTCGGCCTACGACCTGTTCCGCGAGCGCTCGCCGGCGGTCGCGGCCGCGGCCCGGGCCGGCTTCGATCAGGACCTCGACGGCGATCGCCGCGAGGTGCTGCCGACCCACCCCTTCACCGAGGGCGTCGACGAGCGCTCGGGCGGCAGCGCCAAGGTCCGGCGCGGCCGCTGGGGGCCGCTGCTCCTGTGGGTCGTCGGGATCGTCGTGTGGCTGATCGCGCTGGCCGAGGTGCTGCTGCGCCTGTACGCGCCGACGATGTCGTACCAGTACAGCCAGCTCCGGGCGACGCCCGAGCTGGCCAACCTGCCGGCCGAGCTGATCGTGCAGAAGGTCGGGTTCCGGTCGGGCAACGAGCTGGCGATCCAGTGCGGCCTGGTCGGCACCGGCCTCATGATCATCGCCGCGATCTACCCGATGTTCCGCCGGCTGCGGGCGTTCCGGTGGCTGGCGTCGAACACGATGTGGTTCGACTTCCACATGATGGCCGGCACGGTCGGCCCGATGTTCATCGCGCTGCACTCGGCGCTCCGGCTGTCGAGCTGGGTGTCGCTGGCGTTCTGGAGCATGGTCATCGTGACCGTGTCCGGGATCATCGGGCGCTACCTCTACACCCAGGTGCCCGAGCTCTCGAGCGGGCGCGAGCTCGAGCAGCTCGATCACGCGCGGGCGTTCGCGCACCACCGCGGCAAGCACCCGGTCGCCGCCAGCGAGATCGATCGCGAGCTGTGGGAGCACGGCCAGCGCGCGGCCCGCGTCGCCGAGCGCTACGGCCTGCTGCTCAGCCTCGGCTGGCTCCTGGTCGAGGACCTGCGGCGCCCGGGCCGGTGGCTGGCGCGGCGGTCGCGGCTGGGCCGGGTCGGCGTCACCGGCAAGGCCCGGCGCGATCTGGTCCGTCGGGCCGGGCGGATGCTGCTGATCCAGCGCGGCGCGGTGATCGCGCCCAAGGCCAACCTGCTGCTCAACTCGTGGAAGAAGGTCCACGTGCCGTTCACCGTGCTGCTGACGATCTTCTCGGCGGCGCACATCTACATTTCGTGGGATCGCGCCTGGTAG